The region GaaatcgtgaagaagaagaagaagacgcgAAGGGGTGCGACGCTAAGgtttaagaagaaaagaaaggaaaaaatatgaAGAGAGGGTGCGGCACTGctagggttttttgttttttttaattgtacgGGGTGGGGCGGATCccggggtttttaaaaaccccaacCCGCCCCGTCCCGCTCCACTCCGTACGagtatatatcatttttagacCTTACTCGCAAAAGATCAACTAAAATCTTCGATTTTAAGGACGGTGTGGGACGAAGCATGCAGGCAGATCCACGGGTATTTGATCGGCCCTAACAATAATAGTTAAACATGTTAGGGTGTCACGCATATGTCATACTTGGCAATGGGAAATCTTTTCAGTCAGCATGAAATTAATCACTGTGCAATAAAGTTTGTACCAAACGGCCGGTCTCAGTTCAGTTATATGAGTGGCTGGCTGGCAGGCTGCTACTCAGCTCcgttacttttttttctttctttttgacttCGTCCTCTCTTCCATTTACAAATGCCCCATTTGGTACGAGACGTCCTCGCAGAGCTGTCTTTCTGTGAGTCACTAAACACAGTCAGCGCTGGCCCCTCCTCCACGCGCCAGCGAATGCCGTGGGATGCCGCGGTTCACGCCCCTCGTCCATCCGCTGATCCGCACCAGCCATTGGTTGATTGACGCGGCTACGCACGACTTTATATACTATGGATAATTATGATGTGACTCTCACGTGCCGAGGCGTTGAGTTGGCATCAATTAGCGTCTCTTCCTTCGTAAATATAATAGAGAACAAAAGCTGGCTCTGGCAGCAACTCCCCCCACCAAGTAAATCCATTTCAGTTTCCATCTTCCCCATCCTCACACAAGGCAATGAACCATTTCTTCCCATCCCTTCGTTAATtgcatcttctttcttcttcttctttttctttctttctttttttttatttaacttttttttttttttttcctttgggtgTCAGTGAACAGAAGAAGCTCATTCGAGATTCCACAAAACCATTACAATTCTACCAAACGAAATAAAAGACCTAGTACTCTCAAAGGAATGCCATGTAAACGATAAGCCATAACTTTGTTTACCATTTATAAGATTGATTAGATGGTAAGGCTAAATCTTATTTCATAAAAAAGATATAATAGAGCAACAGTCGTAAGCTTCTTTGCTTACCcagaaaatggttttttttttttttttttttttttttttttcagaccaGAAGTAAAAGAAGATGATGATAAGCAATATTAGCATCAGAGATTAATACAAAAGCTATGCCCTTTCTCTCTttgtaatttatataaataagagagaaacGAATAATTAACCAATGAATCCGAAGCTGCAGCATGAAGGAACAAATTAGGAAGAAGAAACTTTTTGATTGATTGATATTATTACCTAAGCTCAGCTAGCTGCTCTTTCTGGGTTTGCTTTTTCGCCTGGCTCGGCTTCTTGGAACCACCCTCTTCTCCGACTGATCACCCTCTTCCTTTGAAGCTCCCATAAAGGCAGACGAACCCTCTCCCTTTAGCtgctcttcttgttcttcttcttcttcctcgccCGACTTAACCTTCTTCGGTTGGCTCTCCGCTGGCTGTTCTTCTTTGCTAGATTGGCTTTCGGGTTTCTCAATGATCTTGCGAGGCCTACCTCTCTTCCTGGGAGTCTGAGGCTGTGACTGTTGCTGGGTTTCATCTCCTGTCGATGAAGCTTCTGCGATTGCTACTGAAAGCTCCTTCGTTTTTTGATGCTTCTTCTTGCCCATATCGATCTCTCTAGATCAATAATACAATAACAAAAGCTACTTGAATAAGTTCCGATGATATTATTATATCCCCCAAAAAAAACACtagtaaaaaaacaaatctaaatGAAGCTTGATGTTCAAATCCTTTTTGCCGCTGTATTGAATCCCAGAAACCATTCCAAAAGACACCCCCAGTACTACTTTTTAAATCACAGCTCTCTCTCCAAAGATTGGAAAGCAGCTGGACTCATATCTTTGACCAACATCCTGATTCTGGAAACCCCATTATAACCATCCCTTTCcgcctctctccctctccctctctctctctcatccaaaacccaataaaattaGACATACTATTGACTAGAATATATTAAACAAAACCTTAAAAGCTCATAAGCCACTGAAACCatctttccctttatttttatttttatttttttgcccatGTATCGAATCCATccctataaatttataatacatataatatatatatatatattctttcgtTGCAGAAGAAAAAGACAAGGGAGCTAGGAAATGTGGTCGTAAGGCTCCAGTGAGGAGAGGAAAAATAAGGGGAGGGGGGTTGGCTAAGGGTAACcatggttagggtttttgtgaAAAGGGCATGTGGGTTTTTACGTTGGGTAACCAAGGTTAGGGTGCTGTACGACTCGGGACTCAGTGTCTGTGTCTCAGTCTGACCACTCGTGTCGCTTCCTGGGTTTCGCGTATTTGAGCTTTGATGGAGTACTCATGAGGCGTACCTGGGTCTGCACACGCTCGATCGTTGATGACCAATGAAAATCCCACTATTTGAGTGACTCTTAGCATCTTGAATCATGATTGAAGCAAGGTTCACGCAACGATAGAAGAGCTACACGAACAACAAGACCATgaacaaaccaaaccaaaccaaaccaagaGGTGAGTTTAGCTTCATGGTTTTcatcagtttaattaaaatacaattcaGTTTTGGAAGAATCTGTAATTCTATAGTAATATTTGTAACGTACATGCATGGCCTACAATTATATATCTTGATTCGACTTGAATTCAGTTCTAGTTCTGTTTTAATATAGAATTTGCCACAATTTAAACAGTCCAATTTTAACTTAATAATGAATTGCAAAGATCACCGGTAAATccaaaaatcatatatttccTTAGATGAATTTGAGTAACCCTAAAAGTTGTGTTATGATATAAAacatgtgtcacaatctcaatGAGTTCAATTCTAAGCGGAACTATGCTTTAGATGGTGAATTGCGGAACATGCCTTATTTAAATTTGAGTgatattataaattatatttttattttgtaactaTTCTACAATATTAATGTGGCAGCCTAAACCAActtttatttgattaattattgttaaaaataataataataataataataattgagacGGTCACATGCAATATCGAAAACAAGACTTAGTTTCTCAAAAAACTGCAATCCAAATGTAATATCGAAATCACAATTACCTTAAATTGATTTACAAGCATAATATTGTGGGACTTGAATTAATATGTTGTGATCGTATGGCCTTGGATCATCAAATTAAAGTTGGTGAACACTGTAGCTTTGTTATTGAAATGAAGTTAATCTCTCCAAACCACACTAATTATGTCTccatacttacaaaaaaaaaaaaaaaaagatggccTAATTAATACCTTCAAACAAACGGTCGTAAATGAGGTTACTAGAAGGTCTTACGGACTACGTACATCTTAGATTAccaagtacttttttttttttacatgtccacacaagaaggggagagagattcaaactggTGACCTCCACTTCAAGAGgagtggtccccagccgattgagctacctcttgAGAACAGATTACCAAGTACTAATCAACTAAGGTCTGCTACCTAATAACATTTTCAACGGACCCtttgtttaatttataataGCTATATTAcgagtcatttttattttttcctcaaacggATATTTCAAAATACAGTGCTTTCATCCATATATGAAAGTTTATTGTAGCacattttagtcatttttttttaattattttccatctcttaattttcacaataaaaaatacattgaaaaataatattttaaaaaagtaaagagTGAGATAGATAATCTGTTGGAGTTtaataatattgaaaaattagtagttaaaatcaaaaaatatatattttgaatagttaaaataaccaCTAGTGCTGGATAATCTGCTGAAAGTATGTTTGGATAATATTTTTGAGTGTGGAGTATAACCCTTCATCTTGAAGGGTTAGGATTGGCTTGActtttgtgaaaaaataaacGATGAAAATGgcttctaataaaaaataataattaatttattttcaccgtctattttttcacatcaaatcttcaattacttttttcattGGAAGCAAGCCAAACTCACGACTTAAATTGACCAAACATCATCGAAAGACAAAATTGTATTGTTTTGCCCAAGTTGCAAAGTCCGTTTAGGATGTTGTTACGTACACATAGAAGGCAAGAAAAAAACCttttacacctttttttttttttggattgtttTTGGCATATAGAAGATACAAACACAGTTTAGGATGTTTTGATAAACTTATTATTATCTCTAAATTAAATATCTCGATAGTAATGGAATAACGACAGCACAAATGAGAGGGGAGAGCTATGATTGATAGACACGTCTGTTGAGATAGTTTTTGGTCAAGTGACACGAGCTGTTTGAAAATAACAATGATTTCTTTTTGCAAAACAATAATACAATAAGAGCATTTGCTGGGGTGCCAGCTGCTcccactctgatgcttaagtcaatttCTAGGGTATAATAATGATAGCACTTAATCGCAAGAATTTTTACTAGAGAATACCGGGggttgttatatatttatactgaaGGGTTGAGACAGTTAGCCCTAGCTTTGAAGTGAGGGAGAACGTCTCTCTAATCGTGGTAGTCTTTGAGACGAGGGTTATTGAACGTTTAGGAGTGTAAATCTTCTAATAATTCGAAGCACGTACACCCACGACCGAATTAGAGGCATTTCTATGGCATGTGGTTGAGTATCTTGGATTCTTGCAGTTTCTCGTCTTTTGACATAAATGAATTGAGCCTTGTATTAGACTTGGTCGTTAGGCCTTTGTTATGGATTAGGGGTGGGCCTTAGTTGGACTTTCAGGCCCACTCCCCTTTTGATAGAGGTTGCCTAAATTCCGAACTGGCCCAACTGGCTGGGCCGGCTGAGCCCTAACTTCTGTAATGGGTCCGTTTTGGGCTTTGGGGAATGATAATTCCCTAACAATGTCTCGATTAGGGTGTGTCCTACTATTCATTTGTGATTAATTAATCATTCAAATTAAGGATTTTCCATAATATAAATGCATGCAGCAAATAAAAGAATACACATTTTAAAACATTGTCAATGTGTGTTAGGAATTaacaaagagtaatgtttcttgcacaactcttacataacttttgcacaactctaattactttttttttacgatcaatcattgaatttgttttcttatatgtgggccataaatatttaatggttaatctttaaaaaaaagttgttaaagttgtgtaaaagttataCAAgaattgtgcaagaaacattactcattgaCAAATATTATGCTaaatatttacaattttaaacagTATTTTATATGATGGTATGATCATATGTGATTTTATGCGTCTAAAATTGCCAATTTTAAAACCCTAGTTTGTAGGAATGATGAGGTATTCTGTATTTGCATTGGCTTATCTATTTTAGATCAAAATTGAGAAAAGCATATTCGAATGACGAGTTATCCTCTTTTAGATAAATGAGAACAAATTTGGGACATATTGTTAAATTATCAAGGGtcctaaaaatttaagtttttttttaaaaaaataaatatatttaattatttaattaatactcaatacattaatattttaattgaaatttggtAAACAAAATCATTTTAATATTGTGCTAAATTACTCGTTGTCTTTAAAACTTAATcttatgaaaaattataaatttaataatttaattaatactttaacacataccatcaataaatattatatttcttaatacacaaataaatattaaatatgaaTACCTTAAATGATCCATAATCCAAATATCCATCATCCAAATGCCTAAATGCTTAAACAATGTCCCGAAATGGTAGCTCAATCGATTGGGGaccacgcttcatgaagcggaggtcaatagttcgaatccccctccccctctccttgtgtggacatgtaaaaaaaaatgcttaaacAATGTCGACTTTTCCAATTACCATAAATTTCTaaagaatttatttaaaaataaataaactaaaattttgacCACTAAACAACGTCGAAGAGTTGTTGTAGTAGACTAGTAGTAGTATTGGTCTTGGATAACAGCTCTGTGATAGTTACGAGGTAGGAAGTCGTGACATGCACGTGTACCGTGAAAAGCCGTGAAGATGTACGTGTCGGCATCACGGACACTAGTACAGTATTGAACTGGCCGGTGACAAACAAATCACGGGCCCTCTAGAAGCACAATAAACATCTTCGTCGAGTCTTGGACCTGCTTCATCATAACCATTCAAATCCAAATCATAGAAAATCTTTCTTCCTCATTGTGGGGTTTGTGGCATGTGCAGCTAAGAAGTCCCTTCGATTGATTTCTAACGAGCTGCCATGGGCAATGAAACATTAGTTGGACTAGTCCTGATTTTTTATGGACCCGCCACGTGGTAGCATCCATGGGTTTCATTTAGGGGGTTTGTCCTACCTGCAGTAACACTCCCCTGGCTACATACTGTCAAATTGTGGTCAAGGTAGGGGTCAAATCCCTCGCATGTCAACATCAAGGGTGGACCGTGGGACCCATGATGATCTATCTAATCCAAGTTCTATCATGATTATTAAAGGTGACCTTCATTATAAAACGACGCCATGCTGCAGACTGAAGGCGCAAAATGGCATGCTTTTGGAAACAAAAATGCGGTGGCTTTTAAATGGTGAAGGAAAAAGGAACTGTACTAATTGAAGCAATCGAATAGGAGATCATGCAGAGGAAGTGGTAGTTTACCTTGTTCTGAAAATCTGACACGAAACCAGGATTCTAGGAAATTTTCTGATGGAACTGATGTATTGTTCTCAAGCCCCTCTCGATTGGTTTCTTTTGCTCTTAAAGATGGtttaactgaatttttttttttttgctttttggccATGGGTATCTTGGCTGTCATTTAGCAAGCCAAAGCTTAATAGAATGAAAACAGCAAGTCATAAATACTACATAATAATACAAACAAGCTAATGGAAGGGTGGATCCTTCCCACTAACTATTCGAATTGAAGAGACAAAAAGGGAATTAAAGGGAATGCTGTCAGGAATGACCTTGTTTGCGGCTCAATGTGCTACATAATGAGCACAGAAGTTTACACTTCTATTGACCTTTTGCGCTGACCAAATGGAATCAGCTGGAATAGAGTCAATAATATTATGAATAGTTAAAGAGATTCACAAGTCTTGTGCAACATTTGGCTGTTGGCTAGGATAACAATATGGGAATCTCCTTCTAGTATAAACCGTTGGATATTTAGAGATGTGGCCAAGGATACTGCTAGTTTAGCTGCTAGAGCTTCTCCCGTATTTGGCAGGCATTGGGAGCTGATCTGGGTGTCCATTTTAATGATATGTCCAAAATGATTCCGACATACTGCTGCCTGCACAGAGTAGGTATCTCTTATGGCTGTGTCAAAGTTGATTTTGAACCATTGAGGTGGAGGAGAAATCCATTTGTAACACcctggtcccatattgggaataAATGAATAggtcacatagagtgagtgatttataaagatattcatagGTACTAAATTCCACATTGCCTAATTATTAGGTTgaactgagctttataatggattataGGAAAGCTCTAAATTTACTAGTCATTTTGTGGTGATATCACAGATTtgactagcgcttttccttgggtcgttacaattggtatcagagccacctagtaacgcctggtcatgtggtactggagcactgcatAACGTAGTTCTGACGAGGATGTCAAGGGTTTaagagggggagtttgtaacacctcgATCCTATATTGGGAAgggatgaatagctcacatagagtgagtggtttataaatatattcataggtgctaagtcccacattacctaATTACTATGTGAAACTTGGTTTTATAAGGGATGGATTCTAGGAATGTTCCAAATTGACTATTCgttttgaggtgatagcgcagatgtggctatcGCTTTTCCTTGGATCGTTACACCATTTTTCTTCAACTGGATTTGAAAGATTTTTCCAAGCCATAATATGTTCAAGAGATATCTTGATAATATTCCTGGATAAATGGAGAGCATCAAAGGAAAAGTCCTCATGATAGGCCTTGTTGCGGGAAGACC is a window of Alnus glutinosa chromosome 4, dhAlnGlut1.1, whole genome shotgun sequence DNA encoding:
- the LOC133865294 gene encoding uncharacterized protein LOC133865294 translates to MGKKKHQKTKELSVAIAEASSTGDETQQQSQPQTPRKRGRPRKIIEKPESQSSKEEQPAESQPKKVKSGEEEEEEQEEQLKGEGSSAFMGASKEEGDQSEKRVVPRSRARRKSKPRKSS